From the Halichoerus grypus chromosome 3, mHalGry1.hap1.1, whole genome shotgun sequence genome, one window contains:
- the SMIM18 gene encoding small integral membrane protein 18 isoform X1: protein MQMNEEETVSCIVVQPIEAQLHLGCALDCITNRRYHRFNSSLQTRGHLSSKFKGLEIDRNTLSQQGEKDPQRFKRTIQEVESLRMASLSSSLWNETTTSVYQYLGFQVQKIYPFHDNWNTACFVILLLFIFTVASLVVLAFLYEVLDCCCCVKNKTVKDVKSEPNPLRSMMDNIRKREIEVV, encoded by the exons ATGCAAATGAACGAAGAGGAAACTGTCAGCTGCATTGTGGTTCAACCAATAGAAGCACAGCTCCATCTTGGATGTGCACTGGACTGCATTACAAACAGACGATACCATCGCTTCAACAGCAGCCTTCAGACAAGAG GTCACCTGTCCTCGAAGTTTAAAGGACTGGAAATAGACAGAAATACACTGAGCCAACAAGGTGAGAAGGATCCACAAAG ATTCAAAAGAACAATACAAGAAGTAGAATCCCTAAGAATGGCCTCCCTGAGCTCCAGCCTCTGGAATGAAACCACTACATCTGTTTATCAGTACCTTGGTTTTCAAGTTCAAAAAATTTACCCTTTTCATGATAACTGGAACACTGCCTGCTTTGtcattctgcttttatttatatttacagtgGCATCTTTAGTGGTGTTGGCTTTCCTGTATGAAGTGCTTGACTGTTGCTGCtgtgtaaaaaacaaaactgtgaaagACGTGAAAAGTGAACCTAACCCTCTTAGAAGCATGATGGACAACATCAGAAAACGTGAAATTGAAGTGGTCTAG
- the SMIM18 gene encoding small integral membrane protein 18 isoform X3 encodes MASLSSSLWNETTTSVYQYLGFQVQKIYPFHDNWNTACFVILLLFIFTVASLVVLAFLYEVLDCCCCVKNKTVKDVKSEPNPLRSMMDNIRKREIEVV; translated from the coding sequence ATGGCCTCCCTGAGCTCCAGCCTCTGGAATGAAACCACTACATCTGTTTATCAGTACCTTGGTTTTCAAGTTCAAAAAATTTACCCTTTTCATGATAACTGGAACACTGCCTGCTTTGtcattctgcttttatttatatttacagtgGCATCTTTAGTGGTGTTGGCTTTCCTGTATGAAGTGCTTGACTGTTGCTGCtgtgtaaaaaacaaaactgtgaaagACGTGAAAAGTGAACCTAACCCTCTTAGAAGCATGATGGACAACATCAGAAAACGTGAAATTGAAGTGGTCTAG
- the SMIM18 gene encoding small integral membrane protein 18 isoform X2, with amino-acid sequence MNDLHLRVAGLNANERRGNCQLHCGSTNRSTAPSWMCTGLHYKQTIPSLQQQPSDKRFKRTIQEVESLRMASLSSSLWNETTTSVYQYLGFQVQKIYPFHDNWNTACFVILLLFIFTVASLVVLAFLYEVLDCCCCVKNKTVKDVKSEPNPLRSMMDNIRKREIEVV; translated from the exons ATGAATGATTTACACTTAAGGGTGGCAGGACTTAATGCAAATGAACGAAGAGGAAACTGTCAGCTGCATTGTGGTTCAACCAATAGAAGCACAGCTCCATCTTGGATGTGCACTGGACTGCATTACAAACAGACGATACCATCGCTTCAACAGCAGCCTTCAGACAAGAG ATTCAAAAGAACAATACAAGAAGTAGAATCCCTAAGAATGGCCTCCCTGAGCTCCAGCCTCTGGAATGAAACCACTACATCTGTTTATCAGTACCTTGGTTTTCAAGTTCAAAAAATTTACCCTTTTCATGATAACTGGAACACTGCCTGCTTTGtcattctgcttttatttatatttacagtgGCATCTTTAGTGGTGTTGGCTTTCCTGTATGAAGTGCTTGACTGTTGCTGCtgtgtaaaaaacaaaactgtgaaagACGTGAAAAGTGAACCTAACCCTCTTAGAAGCATGATGGACAACATCAGAAAACGTGAAATTGAAGTGGTCTAG